Proteins encoded in a region of the Salminus brasiliensis chromosome 2, fSalBra1.hap2, whole genome shotgun sequence genome:
- the ing3 gene encoding inhibitor of growth protein 3, translating to MLYLEDYLEMIEQLPMDLRDRFTEMREMDLQVQNAMDQLEQRVNEFFANAKKNKPEWREEQMEVIKKDYYKALEDADEKVQLANQIYDLVDRHLRKLDQELAKFKMELEADNAGITEILERRSLEMDSPSQPVNNHHVHSHTTVEKRKYSAPTHHTTEHVPEKKFKSEALLSTLTSDASKENTPGCRVNSTSTSSNNVYNVNNSQSLSSYNLSSLPAGPAAGAGAITMAAAQAVQATAQMKEGRRTSSLKASYEAIKNNDFLGREFALSRDSSGYSSSALASTLTQTLTPSNSSDSRTGRKNKGNTKSSNHQSSSSSSSSSLSSCSSSSALAHELVQQTAALPESDSSGQVDWTYDPNEPRYCICNQVSYGEMVGCDNQDCPIEWFHYGCVGLTEAPKGKWYCPQCTAAMKRRGSRHK from the exons ATGCTGTACCTAGAGGACTACCTCGAGA TGATCGAGCAGCTACCCATGGATCTCCGCGACAGGTTTACGGAAATGCGAGAGATGGACCTGCAAGTTCAGA ATGCTATGGACCAGCTGGAGCAGAGAGTTAATGAGTTCTTTGCCAACGCTAAGAAGAACAAACCAGAATGGAGAGAAGAGCAGATGGAGGTTATTAAGAAG GATTATTATAAGGCTTTGGAAGATGCGGATGAAAAAGTTCAATTAGCCAATCAAATCTATGATCTG GTGGATCGACACTTGAGGAAGTTGGATCAGGAGTTGGCAAAATTTAAAATGGAGTTGGAGGCAGACAACGCTGGAATCACAGAGATCCTGGAGAGAC GGTCGTTGGAAATGGACAGCCCTTCTCAACCTGTCAATAACCACCACgtccactcacacaccacagTAGAAA AGAGGAAGTACAGCGCGCCAACCCACCACACTACTGAGCATGTGCCAGAGAAGAAATTTAAATCTGAAGCCCTGCTCTCCACGCTCACATCAGATGCCTCTAAAGAGAATACGCCGG GCTGCAGAGTGAACAGCACCTCCACCTCTTCAAACAATGTGTACAATGTGAACAACTCCCAGTCTCTTTCCTCCTACAACCTGAGTTCTTTGCCAGCTGGCCCAGCTGCTGGCGCAGGGGCCATCACTATGGCAGCGGCCCAGGCGGTACAGGCCACAGCACAG atgAAGGAGGGCAGGAGGACGTCTAGTCTGAAGGCAAGTTATGAGGCCATCAAAAACAATGATTTTTTGGGTCGGGAGTTTGCTCTAAGCAGAGACTCCTCTGGCTACTCATCCTCTGCTCTGGCCTCCACTCTCACACAGACCCTCACACCCAGCAACAGCTCAGACTCTCGTACAGGACGCAAAAACAA AGGCAACACCAAGTCTTCCAATCACCagtcctcctcgtcctcctcctcctcttctctgtcgtcctgctcctcctcctcagctctGGCTCATGAGCTGGTACAGCAGACAGCAGCACTGCCTGAGAGTGACAGCAGCGGCCAAGTGGACTGGACGTACGACCCCAATGAGCCCCGCTACTGTATCTGCAACcag GTGTCTTATGGTGAGATGGTTGGCTGTGATAACCAGGAT TGTCCAATTGAGTGGTTCCATTACGGCTGTGTGGGCTTGACTGAGGCACCCAAAGGAAAGTGGTATTGCCCACAGTGCACAGCAGCGATGAAGAGGAGGGGAAGCAGGCATAAATAA